A window of Actinomycetes bacterium contains these coding sequences:
- a CDS encoding helix-turn-helix domain-containing protein, with translation MGTALPPDHPTMRVAWSGAEGVPIFMPDRLLTVEESRKRLQVSRATLYHLINSGHLQSVLLGPQSRRIVESSVDALIAARAHVMELVAPASSPGIPAARPPRSPTSSSAFSDLPSSCTSRSQCSRSSASAGQRRSKPI, from the coding sequence ATGGGCACGGCCCTACCGCCTGACCATCCCACGATGCGCGTGGCCTGGTCGGGCGCTGAAGGGGTGCCCATCTTCATGCCTGACCGTCTGCTCACGGTCGAGGAGAGCCGCAAGCGCCTCCAGGTCTCGCGCGCCACGCTCTACCACCTCATCAACTCGGGCCACCTCCAGAGCGTCCTGCTCGGGCCGCAGTCCCGTCGCATCGTGGAATCCAGCGTGGACGCGCTGATCGCCGCCCGCGCCCATGTCATGGAGTTGGTCGCCCCGGCGTCTTCACCTGGTATACCGGCAGCTCGCCCGCCAAGATCGCCTACGTCCTCCTCGGCCTTCTCGGACTTGCCATCGTCGTGTACGTCGCGGTCCCAGTGCTCAAGATCCTCGGCGTCTGCTGGTCAGCGAAGATCGAAGCCCATCTAA